A genomic stretch from Kogia breviceps isolate mKogBre1 chromosome 1, mKogBre1 haplotype 1, whole genome shotgun sequence includes:
- the ACTRT2 gene encoding actin-related protein T2: MSKPHVLDSPAVIFDNGSGLCKAGLSGEVGPRHVVCSIVGHPKFKMPSAGADRKQYFVGAEALHWEEILHLHYPIERGLITGWDDMEKLWKHLFERELGVKASDRPVLMTERSLNPRETREKMAEVMFESFHVPAFYLSDQAVLALYASAYITGLVVDSGDGVTCAVPIFEGYPLPHAVTKLCVAGRDITEHLTRLLLASGRTFPCVLDKALVDDIKEKLCYTALEPEKELSRRSDEVLREYKLPDGNVIRLGDQLYQAPEALFSPERLGVQSPGLSKMVSCSITKCDADIQKMLYGEIVLSGGTTLFRGLDDRLLRELERVASRGTPIKVTAPPDRCFSTWIGASIVTSLSSFKQMWVTSADFQEFGTSVVQRRCF, from the coding sequence ATGTCTAAGCCACATGTGTTAGATTCTCCGGCTGTTATTTTTGACAATGGCTCCGGGCTCTGTAAGGCGGGCCTGTCTGGAGAGGTTGGGCCCCGCCATGTCGTCTGCTCCATCGTGGGGCACCCCAAGTTCAAGATGCCTTCGGCGGGGGCCGATCGGAAGCAGTACTTTGTGGGGGCAGAGGCCCTGCACTGGGAAGAGATCTTACACCTGCACTACCCCATCGAGCGAGGCCTGATCACAGGCTGGGACGACATGGAGAAGCTCTGGAAGCATCTCTTCGAGCGGGAGCTGGGGGTCAAAGCCAGCGACCGGCCGGTGCTCATGACGGAGCGCTCGCTGAACCCCAGGGAGACCCGGGAGAAGATGGCCGAGGTGATGTTTGAGAGCTTCCACGTGCCCGCCTTCTACCTGTCGGACCAGGCCGTGCTGGCCCTCTACGCCTCGGCCTACATCACGGGCCTGGTGGTGGACAGCGGGGACGGGGTCACCTGCGCCGTCCCCATCTTCGAGGGCTACCCCCTGCCCCACGCCGTCACCAAGCTCTGCGTGGCGGGGAGAGACATCACGGAGCACCTCACCCGGCTGCTGCTGGCCAGCGGGAGGACCTTCCCGTGCGTGCTGGACAAAGCCCTGGTGGATGACATCAAGGAGAAGCTCTGCTATACGGCCCTGGAGCCGGAGAAGGAGCTGTCGCGGAGGTCGGACGAGGTGCTCCGGGAGTACAAGCTGCCCGACGGCAACGTCATCCGTCTCGGGGACCAGCTGTACCAGGCGCCCGAGGCCCTGTTCTCGCCCGAGCGGCTGGGCGTCCAAAGCCCGGGCCTCTCCAAAATGGTCTCCTGCAGCATCACCAAGTGTGACGCCGACATCCAGAAGATGCTCTACGGGGAGATTGTACTGTCGGGGGGCACCACGCTCTTCCGGGGGCTGGATGACCGTCTTCTGAGGGAGCTGGAGCGGGTGGCTTCCAGGGGGACCCCCATCAAGGTCACAGCGCCGCCCGACCGCTGCTTCTCCACGTGGATCGGAGCCTCCATCGTCACCTCCCTGAGCAGCTTCAAGCAGATGTGGGTCACCTCTGCAGACTTCCAGGAGTTTGGGACGTCCGTGGTCCAGAGAAGGTGCTTCTGA